The following proteins are encoded in a genomic region of uncultured Vibrio sp.:
- the tadA gene encoding tRNA adenosine(34) deaminase TadA — translation MSDLHFTPQDEYFMRRAIELAELAEAEGEVPVGAVLVRDGEIIAEGWNRSICTHDATAHAEIQTLRKAGQVLKNYRLLDTTLYVTLEPCPMCAGALLHSRVKRVVFGAPDLKAGAAGTVLNLFESQAAYHYAMVEKGLLEAECRGQLQAFFKRRRKEIKAKKQAEKALQNEQTRNGN, via the coding sequence TTGTCAGACCTTCATTTTACGCCTCAAGATGAATATTTTATGCGCCGAGCTATCGAGCTGGCAGAGCTGGCTGAAGCGGAAGGAGAGGTGCCTGTTGGCGCGGTTTTAGTCAGAGATGGAGAGATCATCGCAGAGGGCTGGAACCGCTCTATCTGTACTCATGACGCAACGGCACATGCCGAGATTCAGACATTGCGTAAAGCCGGGCAAGTATTAAAAAATTATCGCCTATTGGATACCACGCTTTACGTGACATTGGAACCTTGCCCGATGTGCGCAGGAGCCCTGTTACACAGCCGAGTTAAGCGAGTGGTATTCGGTGCGCCGGACCTGAAAGCAGGAGCCGCAGGAACAGTGTTAAACTTGTTTGAAAGTCAGGCTGCATACCATTATGCAATGGTTGAAAAAGGTCTTTTGGAAGCGGAGTGCCGAGGTCAGCTACAAGCTTTTTTTAAACGCCGCCGTAAAGAGATCAAAGCAAAGAAACAGGCTGAAAAAGCGTTACAGAATGAGCAGACAAGGAATGGCAATTAA